The sequence ttttttaaaggttttatttatttattcatgacagagagagagagagaggcagagacacaggcagagggagaagcaggcttcatgcagggagcccgacgcgggactcaatcccgggtctctaggatcaggccccgggctgaaggcagcgctaaaccgctgagccacctgggctgtcctgtaaagacaatttttaaacattattcctGCTCCCTTTTTAGGACATTTTGCTCTTGTGTGGGAGGAACAGTGTTGCTCTTAATTATATGTGCTAATGAAATGGAGGCTGTTTCTAAAGTGGATTTTGGCAATTcaaaaatactcaaattttatTCAGTTTCCCTGGGTAGAAGAATAAGTCCTATTCTtgagttttagaattttagacATTACATACTTAAGTATCACATCTTAGCTATTTATCGTCTTGATATAGATGTTTAAGAACAATAAGAATCTAAGTTGTTAGTTGTCAGAATTCCAGAACTAATGTATGTGTTAGTTACATTGTTATTTGGTTTAGTTTTTAATAAGTCTCTTTCTGCAGAAACCATTGCAgtggataaattttaaatttttcatcttgGAACTCTGATCTTGACACCTTCCTGCAGTTATTTacgatttaaaaatctttccatgtGGTCTGTGAATAGATCTGCTGGTAATTTTTAGGTTGCTGCTGGCCAGAAGTGAAAGATAGGATAGTAAGAAAAAGGCTACTGCTCTATGTCCACAGTGAAACTCTCCTGTCAGTTCAGTATAGTGACATAGGTAAGTTAGTTCTGGTAACTGAAACTCAATGTCTAGGCAGAATGATCCTGGGCCACTTGTCTCAGATGGGGTGGGAAACCCATGTGTCCCTGGAAATGCAGTCATTGGACATGGTGTCTTTCCATGAGTCTCTACCTGCTAAACACACCTGTGTGACAAGCTCCCAGCTCGGAGGGTAGAACACTAGGTCCCAGAAAAATCCTCATTCCTCACTCTCCACCCTCCTACCCACCACCTCAAGAGTTTTTCAATTATCATCGCTTTTCACTTCTCAGTATCACGTCCAAAACTGCAGAAAGCAGCAGAACCACccttcaagaaaaaaacaaaacaaaaaacaaaaccctttccTTACATTGAACTGAAAACCTGCACACAGACTATTGGGAGGGAAACGTCATTACTGGGAGGGCCAGgcagagaaaatctgaaagaaaacaaaccttCTAAATAAAATCCTCAGTTTGAAAGTCTCCCAACTTAATGTCTCCTTTTAGttaatttcagaaggaaaatggGTCAAGCTTGAAAAAACAACATACATGGATCCTACTGGTAAAATAAGGTAaattgttttttccattttgtaaaatgcttgGTATTTGGATTCTCAGGGTCACTGTTTAGCATTTGGCATAAACTCTGATAGCTTCCTCATTGTAAACTTGATCTTAAATGAAAACTCTAATCCAGTGTCTTCCCATTGTCAGAATGTTTGGATTGCTTATAATCTCTGGATAAAATTACGTTGTCAATTTGTTATAGCAACAAATCAGGAATTGATCTTAACACCATTCTCCCTGAGGAGATTTGTATGAACCAGAAATTTTGGGCCAAGCCTCATTTAAGCTGATAAAGCAGTAGAATAATTAACAGTCCCAGCTGCCTCCTTCTGGTGACACcagttttaaatttgtaaattagaAGTCCTAAGGAGAGAATAGTGCCCGgtttgaggtaaaatttacatcCTTTAAACCTTGCTTATGCAAATGTGAATTGGGGGGGAAAAACGTTTTGCAAAACATTTCACAGTAACCAATTGCCATAAAGATATGACACTCTCCAACCTAAGTAATCCCACTCCAGAGACTGTTTGGAGTCAGATTTGtgcatgaaaaaatgttcatcaaaatttaaaaagacaaaaaacaaattgaaagcaccataaccatttttaaaattgggaaacAGTTGTTACAATGTAACATAATAAAAGTGTATGAGGGAATATAGACAGTGATATTGCAACAACTTTGTATGGGGACTACACTTACTATGGTGGCCATTTTGTAATGTGTACAATTACtgagtcactgtgttgtacacctcaGATACAATATTGTGTATCAAGTATTCTTCAACTTAAAAATGGAGAAGTCATTTTTTAGTGTATTCATTTGGTAAAATCTCTGTAGTTCTCTACAAAGCTGATCCTAAAGACAATCTAGCAATATGAGACAAGGGATTAAATTGATGACATCATTGGATATTGtatatatgtcttttaaattctttccaaatAATATGTAAGAAAAGGCTAGAAGGGAAACGGGCAAAATATTAATGGCAGTTGTGTGGTAAACCTTTTCCTTTTGCTAAGCAATCAGGTAAGGATACAGAGTTTCTTCTTGAGGAAATACATCTTATCATCCCTGTGAAAGTACACAGAGTTGCGAGTAACTGAaaccactgtattttttttttttaagattttatttattcatgagagacacacagagagaggtagagacatagggagaaggagaagcaggctccctaaggggagcccagtgtgggactcgatctcaaaACCTTGGgaatcgcaccctgagccaaaggctcaatcactgagccaccaaggtatccCTGAAACCACTTTAATTACATTTACTAAACTAGCAAAGATATTAATAAGGGCCAGTGTTGGAGAGCTGGGGGAAACAATGGGCTATCCATTGCactattaaattaaaacttcaaaataagaAAGCAGAACACACCACAGTCCAACAGTAAAAGTGTCCAGTAGAACACTTGACATGAGTTTGATGTACAGAACTAAATAGACAATAACTAGTGGCTACAGAAATGTGGCCAGCCTGAGCCTTTAGGAACACAGTATGCTCAAATACACTTGTATTTGTGAAAATGTAGACTGATTAGAACTCAATTTGTAGTGAGATGGTTTGGCTGTTTTCCCAATGAAGTTGTTTAAGTTTGTAACACAGATATGACTCTTAATGTTAATTGAGCTAAAGAGTAGGTGTTGGTTTACACCAACTCATCTCTTTACCtgactcctcttcctctttcagcATTTCTTAATCAGAGATGTGCATCAGAATCCTCTGGAGGCttcccccccacctgcccccaaaATACTCTCATCCAGGTCTCACCTCCAGGGTGTCTGTCTCAATAGTTGAAGGGTACACCCTTAAGCCTACCAAATACCCTGCACTCACGTGACCGTTTATAGCATGTTCACCTCCGTTCTTGCGCGTGGAGGTCTTCCCCGAGACTTCAAGGCGCTCTTCCATAATATGTTGACATTTCATACCAGAATGTCAGGCTTTGAAGAGTGAATCTCTGTACTTCCCTACCATAGGTCCTTATGTATAAACTTAGTTTTATCTATTACCCAGTACGTAAGCATGTCAGTAAAGATGAAATAGCAGCTAGAAAATCCTTTGTCCCACATGTTATTCATGGATAAAGATATGGAATTGATTTTAGTTGTGTGAATATTGCCGGCAATATGTGCCTTTATGGACATTCAGGACAGAGCCACAGTCATCCTTTGTTGCCATTCCTGTGTCTCGTGTTTGTTGACTAGACTTAGAGTATGTTATAGAAAAACAGGCTTTCCTAGAACAAGGACTCAAAAAATGGAGGAGCTTAACtagaatcagaattttaaagCTATAAGAAGCTTTTGAAATAACATACTGTTAATTACCTAGTTTTACAAATAGGAACACACTCAAGGAGTTTGTAGGTATGGGGTTAGCTGGCAGGCGGATAGAGATTAAGATTTTCTGGCTCAATCAAATGTCCATCTTGCAGAGTCGCTTGAAGATTATTGGAGCTCTCAGGCATTCCTGGTCTAGGATTCCTTATAAATGCATTTATGTGTCCTTGCTCGTGATTTATGGCTCATTActgattattttccttcatcTTAACCACTATAATGATGCTactctttttgtttcccttttcctaGTGTATTTGGGTTGGCATCTTCAGTGCTGCTCCCAGCACTGTTTTCTTCAGTCTTTACAACTAACCTTAAGAGGCAGCAGAGAGAGCTGTGCCAAAAGGTGTTTTGTCTCTTGCAATCTGTATTATTTACTGATCAGAATTGCTTGTTGTTTGGCTTCTTGTTACTAACAGGAATGTTGGGCAGTTGTGAGTTATCATAATAGTCTTTGGTTTTCATAGGTTCATTTTGACACATTTGCCATTAGAATTTTGGTGGAACGCTTAAAGATTTACAGTTTAtagaaaggttttgttttgttttttaactagaTTAAATACCTGGATTTTTTCCATAGAAATGTGGCATAGTCTGACCCTTAAGGACAAGGAGGTCATTCATAGGTTCATTTTGACACATTTGCCATTAGAATTTTGGTGGAATGCTTAAAGATTTACAGTTTAtagaaaggttttgttttgttttttaactagaTTAAATACCTGGATTTTTTCCATAGAAATGTGGCATAGTCTGACCCTTAAGGACAAGGAGGTCATTCATAGGTTCATTTTGACACATTTGCCATTAGAATTTTGGTGGAATGCTTAAAGATTTACAGTTTAtagaaaggttttgttttgttttttaactagaTTAAATACCTGGATTTTTTCCATAGAAATGTGGCATAGTCTGACCCTTAAGGACAAGGAGGTCAAAAGTCCGAGGACGCTTCTGGGCAGCCCATCTCCTCATACCCACTCTTCTGTGGGGAGACCAATGTTGATGCTTTTCTATGCTAGTCCCCAGCACCACTTGGATGTCCTGCTTCTCTTAGATCCAAAGTTGATTTGCTTCTTCACTCCCATCTCTTAtcactgatccttttttttttttaagatttatttatttatttatttatttatttatttatttatttatttatttatttatttatttatttatgacagagagagggagagaggcagagacacaggaggaggtagaaacaggcttcatgccaggagcccaacccaggactcgatcctgggactccagaattgtgccctgggccaaaggcaggcgctaaactgttgagccacccagggatccccgcctttCTGTTTAAGGCATAAGAGAGTGAAGGGGAATTTCCCTCACATGCCCTTCCCCTTCAAACACAATTGTACTCAGAACTGGATTTTAGGACAATGTTCCCAGAAAGAAACAGCTAATCAGGCTGGAGCTATATAAAAGGGAGCAGGAACTTGCTGTTACTTATCTTTTTCCTCTGTGAATGATCTTCCCCTTAGGTAAGACAGATCTCACACATGCAAAAGAGAGCACTTAGCCTAAATTTAATAATTCCTCAATTAATAAATGGAATGGTCCTGCTTTCTTGTTTTAGGTCACATATCAATAACATCTCAGTAGTTCATGCTatgctgaatattttttgtttttaacaaaaaggCTGGACTTTTCATAGAGGCATAATCTGCACTGACTGTTCAGTAGCTTCATGGCTTAACTGCTCACCTGTAGATTTATGATCCACACTGAAATATTTCCAGTGAGTGATTTGAAAGGCAGTTCAAGCAAACTACAGGCCTTCTCTTTAGATATTCCTCAGAGTTAGATGAAGGATGGcatgttttatttggaaaaattttcagAAGCTGCAGGAAAGCACGGTTGGCTTTTCCTATAGACTTGTATGGTTGTGGTCTTGACCATTATCAATAGTACACTTGCTTGCTTTGCATCCGAAGTTCTGGCTGTGGACAGAAAACCCAAGAACATTCTCCCCTGTAATACTAacgattttgttttttcttctctgcctgaACAGAACTTGGGAAACTGTGAAACGTACAACCAGGAAAGGACAGTCGGCTGATGGTAGGAGTGCAAACTCATTACAGCTCTTCATGAAGGAAGTCACCATGCATTATTGCAGGAGGcgggcttctttttattttaaccaagACCTCAGAGCAGTTCTCTTCAACTATGACCTTTTATCTTTAAACCTAGTTTTCCTTTTTGCAGTGCTATGTGACTAAATcaggcttgctttcttttcttttttaatttaaagatttatcaGAGAGCCCGCGTGAGCACAGggtggctggggcagagggagagtgagtttAAGCAAACTCTTtgctgacctggggcttgatctcacaaccttgaaatcatgacctgagccaaaaccaagagttggatgtttaaccacatgcaccacccaggcatcccaatcaggCTTTCTTGATAAATAACTTCTGGCTTGTTATCACAGCTCAGGACAGTGTTTTGGGGGATAAGGTATACTAATATGTATAGCCAAATACAAGTCAGTTTATTTTGAAGCCACATACTGTGTCTAACTATGACTTCTAGAAATACTTTGTATTCTGTTCAAAGGACCTGGGTGAGAGcctttaatttggaaaaatatttggcCCTACTTTATGATGGACCAGTTGCTTTATAAATTGGTGAGGACCATGGAATTAGGCAAAGATTATTCTATTCATTCATCTCACTGTCCCTCCCAGGCATAAATGCTTGACTACAAAGATTGAAAATCACCTCTGGTTGAAGGGAAGTTGGGCAGTAGgtctttgtttttccctttcatgcttccttttcattttgttgtctgtttttaCTGGAAGTAAACAGCTGGCCACAGCTGCTGTCTTGCCTGCCAAGAAAGTCAGGGGCGAGGGGTTAGCCAAGAGTTCCTCGTAGGCAATTTGTGTTTTCCAGAACGCAGTGGGGTTTTGTCTCTGTTTTAAGGCCACGTAAAAGGTTTCTTGGGAGAAAAGGTCCTTGATCCTAGGACAATCAAATCCAGTCTAGCTACATATTCCACAAACTGCAGTCCTGACTTGATTCACTCCTTAAAGGAAACATGAGTGCATGTAGAGCAGGGTCACTTCATCAGCAGACTGGCTTGCTGCAGGGTGAGACGTTTGTCTGCAGTGGTTAGCGTGAAGTGGGAATTTGTCCTTGACCTTGTGCTAAATGTTCACGGATGTTTAATTAGGgatttccttggttttatttcCTGGTCACAGGTGTGGCGGTCATCCCGGTGCTGCAGCGGACACTTCATTACGAGTGCATCGTTCTGGTGAAGCAGTTCCGACCACCGATGGGAGGCTATTGCCTAGAGTTCCCCGCAGGTGAGTTCCCGTGCCAAGAACTGCAGCACTTGGACACTGAACACCTtggctgcccctcctcccccagtttTAAGTACAACAAAAGCATATTTGCAGTGAGGCACCACCGGTCACATTCTAGTGACACACTAAGCCTGAGAGGCGAGGCAGGGGTGGTGTCCCTGTCCCAGCCCACCTTTCCAAGCCACTGCTCAGCAGCATTCTTTCTAGCTTCTTTCTGAGTAATTGCTTTTTGCTAATTTGTCAGCTGAATTCATTTTCTGTCACTAGCAATCTGCCTCTGATAAGAAATTTACAGTAGTAACTAGGCCAGACTCTTAACTCCAAACACTATGAGTTTGATTGTCCTGTATGTACACAGGCCAAGGAAACTGTATTAATTTCCACTAGAATATTCTCTTGAGTTGCACAATTAAGTAGAGCTATCCTGAATTTGAGCTCTGTGTCATCATAGGACTTAACTGGGTTGGTCGCATCTGAAGAGATCACATCTCATTTACTTATCATTAGTGGTGTAGGTTTTGTACTTTCAAAGTCCAGCCCCATGATACCCATACCAACTTCTCATTTACCAGACATTTCACTGGAGaaattaataacttaaaaagtaatagaatagcctctattttactttttctttgtgttatttCCTTTTAGGTAAAATAACCCAAGCTCTGCTGTCTTCCCCCCATGGCCTCTCTAGTTACTGCTTCCCCAAGCACAGCAGCTGCCTGCAGCCTGTCAGCCTCCCATCCTTCCCCTCGCAGGTGATGCTCATGCTGGTGTTTCTCTCCAGGCCTCAGGATTGCTCTGTGAGGGGGGAAGCAAATTAGGTGACACTGTtgggtgaagaaactgaagtgtGCCAGGCTTCGTGGGCCAGGTCACATATCTAGGTCTGTAATCTATGCCAGTGACACAGCCCAGCCACTCATCCTTGCGGGAATCCGCACTGTCTGAGCTGCAGAACAACACGAGTGCTGAGCAGCTCATGGAAACAGTCGAGGTCTAAACAAGAGGAACAGGTGGCAGCTCATGGAACCTACTCAATCTGCGTAGCATTTTATTCTTTGGCCTTTGTTTCTTATAAAAGTTCCTCAGTCTCTTTTACCCATCCAGCCACTTTTCACAGTCCTCTGATTCTTCCCGTGTAGCTAAACAGCAATTATATCAGAAGAAGGAGAGGTTCCAAAAACCAGTGTTTCCCTAGCCCACCTCACAAATGACTTGGCCTTCTAGGTCTCATCGATGACAATGAGAGCCCAGAAGCAGCTGCTCTTCGGGAGCTTGAGGAAGAAACTGGCTATAAAGGTGATGTCGCAGAGTGCTCTCCAGGTGTGTACTGCTACCCAGGTGTGCACTCAGGGATAGGCTCTTGAACATTGGTCAAGTGGTAGATTCTTGTGTGTGCAAAGGACTGTTGGGTTGGGCTGTTCTTTATGCTCAGGATGCACAGATGGCTTTTGTCTTGGTTAATTGACTGAAGGGAAATCCTAAGTAGATGTGGTCACCATCTACGAGTGAGCCTCCCATCTGCAGGAGAGCCAGTGTGAACAAGAAGGCCCTAAAGCTGGATAAGAAATGTGAAATTCGTCA comes from Canis lupus familiaris isolate Mischka breed German Shepherd chromosome 2, alternate assembly UU_Cfam_GSD_1.0, whole genome shotgun sequence and encodes:
- the NUDT5 gene encoding ADP-sugar pyrophosphatase isoform X3, with the protein product MDPTGKIRTWETVKRTTRKGQSADGVAVIPVLQRTLHYECIVLVKQFRPPMGGYCLEFPAGLIDDNESPEAAALRELEEETGYKGDVAECSPAVCMDPGLTNCTTHIVTVTINGDDAENVRPKPKPGDGEFVEVISLPKNDLLKRLDALVAEEHLTVDARVYSYALALKHANTKPFEVPFLKF